Proteins from a single region of Solanum stenotomum isolate F172 unplaced genomic scaffold, ASM1918654v1 scaffold24438, whole genome shotgun sequence:
- the LOC125851323 gene encoding osmotin-like protein OSML13 isoform X3 produces MGYLRSSFVFSLLAFVTFTCAATIEVRNNCPYTVWAASTPIGGGRRLDRGQTWVIDAPRGTTMARIWGRTGCNFDGAGRGSCMTGDCGGVLQCTGWGKPPNTLAEYALDQFSNLDFWDISLVDGFNIPMTFAPTNPSGEKCHAIQCTANINGECPSQLKVPGGCNNPCTTFGGQQYCCTEGPCGPTDLSRFFKQRCPDAYSYPQDDPTSTFTCPSDSTNYRVVFCPNGVTSPNFPLEMPASDEEAK; encoded by the exons ATGGGGTACTTGAgatcttcttttgttttctccCTTCTTGCTTTTGTGACTTTCACTTGTGCTGCCACTATAGAAGTACGCAACAACTGTCCATACACCGTCTGGGCGGCATCGACCCCGATAGGCGGTGGGCGACGTCTCGATCGAGGCCAAACGTGGGTCATTGATGCGCCTAGGGGCACTACGATGGCACGTATATGGGGTCGTACTGGATGTAACTTCGATGGTGCTGGTAGAGGTTCGTGCATGACTGGTGATTGTGGTGGTGTCCTGCAGTGCACCGGGTGGGGCAAACCGCCAAACACCCTAGCCGAGTACGCCTTGGACCAGTTCAGCAACTTAGATTTTTGGGACATTTCTTTAGTTGATGGATTTAATATACCGATGACTTTCGCCCCGACTAATCCAAGTGGAGAGAAATGCCACGCAATTCAATGCACGGCTAATATAAATGGTGAATGCCCTAGTCAACTTAAAGTACCCGGAGGATGTAACAATCCTTGTACCACGTTTGGAGGACAACAATATTGTTGCACCGAAG GTCCATGTGGTCCTACTGACTTGTCAAGATTCTTCAAACAAAGATGCCCCGATGCCTATAGCTATCCACAAgatgatcctactagtacattTACTTGCCCTAGTGATAGTACAAATTATAGGGTTGTCTTTTGCCCTAATGGTGTTACTAGCCCAAATTTCCCCTTGGAGATGCCTGCAAGTGATGAAGAGGCTAAGTAA
- the LOC125851324 gene encoding osmotin-like protein OSML13 gives MSTNMGYLRSCFVFFLLSFVTYTYATSFEVRNNCPYTVWAASTPIGGGQRLDQGQTWVINAPGGTKMARIWGRTNCNFDGAGRGSCETGDCGGVLQCTGWGKPPNTLAEYALNQFNNLDFWDISLVDGFNIPMTFAPTNPSGGKCHSIQCTANINGECPGELKVPGGCNNPCTTFGGQQYCCTEGPCDPTDWSRFFKQRCPDAYSYPQDDATSTFTCPSDSTNYRVVFCP, from the coding sequence atgtccacAAACATGGGCTATTTGAGatcttgttttgttttcttcctcctttCTTTTGTGACTTATACTTATGCTACCTCTTTTGAGGTCCGAAACAACTGTCCATACACCGTCTGGGCGGCATCAACCCCGATAGGCGGTGGCCAACGTCTTGATCAAGGTCAAACTTGGGTCATCAATGCACCGGGGGGGACTAAGATGGCACGTATATGGGGTCGTACTAATTGCAACTTTGACGGTGCTGGTAGAGGCTCTTGTGAGACTGGTGATTGTGGTGGAGTCTTGCAGTGTACCGGGTGGGGTAAACCACCAAACACCTTAGCCGAATATGCCTTGAACCAGTTTAACAACCTAGATTTCTGGGACATTTCTTTAGTTGACGGATTTAATATACCGATGACTTTCGCCCCGACCAATCCTAGTGGAGGAAAATGCCACTCAATTCAATGCACAGCAAATATAAATGGTGAATGCCCTGGTGAACTTAAAGTACCCGGAGGATGTAACAATCCTTGTACCACGTTCGGAGGACAACAATATTGTTGCACCGAAGGTCCATGTGATCCTACTGACTGGTCGAGATTTTTCAAACAAAGATGCCCTGATGCATATAGCTACCCACAAGACGATGCAACTAGCACCTTTACTTGCCCCAGTGATAGTACAAATTATAGGGTTGTTTTTTGCCCATAA
- the LOC125851323 gene encoding osmotin-like protein OSML13 isoform X5, producing MGYLRSSFVFSLLAFVTFTCAATIEVRNNCPYTVWAASTPIGGGRRLDRGQTWVIDAPRGTTMARIWGRTGCNFDGAGRGSCMTGDCGGVLQCTGWGKPPNTLAEYALDQFSNLDFWDISLVDGFNIPMTFAPTNPSGEKCHAIQCTANINGECPSQLKVPGGCNNPCTTFGGQQYCCTQGPCGPTDLSRFFKQRCPDAYSYPQDDPTSTFTCPSDSTNYRVVFCPNGVTSPNFPLEMPASDEEAK from the exons ATGGGGTACTTGAgatcttcttttgttttctccCTTCTTGCTTTTGTGACTTTCACTTGTGCTGCCACTATAGAAGTACGCAACAACTGTCCATACACCGTCTGGGCGGCATCGACCCCGATAGGCGGTGGGCGACGTCTCGATCGAGGCCAAACGTGGGTCATTGATGCGCCTAGGGGCACTACGATGGCACGTATATGGGGTCGTACTGGATGTAACTTCGATGGTGCTGGTAGAGGTTCGTGCATGACTGGTGATTGTGGTGGTGTCCTGCAGTGCACCGGGTGGGGCAAACCGCCAAACACCCTAGCCGAGTACGCCTTGGACCAGTTCAGCAACTTAGATTTTTGGGACATTTCTTTAGTTGATGGATTTAATATACCGATGACTTTCGCCCCGACTAATCCAAGTGGAGAGAAATGCCACGCAATTCAATGCACGGCTAATATAAATGGTGAATGCCCTAGTCAACTTAAA GTACCTGGAGGATGTAACAATCCTTGTACCACGTTTGGAGGACAACAATATTGTTGCACCCAAG GTCCATGTGGTCCTACTGACTTGTCAAGATTCTTCAAACAAAGATGCCCCGATGCCTATAGCTATCCACAAgatgatcctactagtacattTACTTGCCCTAGTGATAGTACAAATTATAGGGTTGTCTTTTGCCCTAATGGTGTTACTAGCCCAAATTTCCCCTTGGAGATGCCTGCAAGTGATGAAGAGGCTAAGTAA
- the LOC125851337 gene encoding thaumatin-like protein, with protein sequence MRTSIFVLFTLFFTYANAATILVRNNCPYTVWAAGVPAGGGKRLDRGQTWTINAPPGTKQARVWGRTGCNFDASGKGKCQTGDCNGLLVCKSFGVPPNTLAEYALNQFANKDFFDISLVDGFNVPMEFSPTSNGCTRGITCKAEINQQCPNELKAPGGCNNPCTVFKTDQYCCNSGSCSPTKFSRFFKERCPDAYSYPKDDQTSTFTCPAGTNYRVVFCP encoded by the coding sequence atgagaacTTCAATTTTTGTTCTCTTTACCCTTTTTTTCACCTATGCCAATGCAGCCACAATTTTAGTTCGTAACAATTGTCCCTACACAGTTTGGGCTGCTGGAGTCCCGGCCGGAGGCGGCAAACGCCTCGATCGTGGCCAAACGTGGACGATAAACGCCCCTCCGGGGACTAAACAAGCTCGAGTTTGGGGCCGTACCGGATGCAATTTCGATGCATCCGGTAAGGGAAAATGCCAAACTGGAGATTGTAATGGTCTTCTTGTATGTAAATCTTTTGGTGTACCACCCAATACATTAGCTGAATATGCCCTAAACCAATTTGCAAATAAAGATTTTTTCGATATTTCTCTTGTCGATGGATTTAATGTTCCTATGGAATTTAGTCCAACTTCCAATGGGTGCACCCGTGGCATAACGTGTAAAGCAGAAATTAATCAGCAATGTCCTAATGAATTGAAGGCTCCCGGAGGATGTAACAATCCTTGTACCGTTTTCAAGACTGATCAATATTGTTGTAACTCTGGTAGTTGTAGCCCAACTAAATTTTCGAGATTTTTTAAGGAGAGGTGTCCTGATGCATATAGTTACCCTAAGGATGATCAGACTAGTACTTTCACTTGCCCTGCTGGTACTAATTATAGGGTTGTGTTCTGTCCTTAA
- the LOC125851327 gene encoding ethylene-responsive proteinase inhibitor 1: MEANKSMVKLVAFLIIFASCFQSLTAQDLEIEVSDGLNVLQLHDVSQSFCPGVTKESWPELLGTPAKFAKQIIQKENPKLTNVETLLNGSAFTEDLRCNRVRLFVNLLDIVVQTPKVG; encoded by the exons ATGGAGGCAAATAAGTCTATGGTGAAGTTGGTAGCTTTCTTGATAATTTTTGCATCAT GCTTTCAATCTCTCACTGCTCAAGATTTGGAAATCGAAGTTAGTGATGGCTTAAATGTCTTGCAACTACATGATGTCTCTCAATCATTTTGTCCAG GTGTGACGAAAGAAAGTTGGCCAGAACTTCTAGGGACACCAGCTAAGTTTGCAAAGCAAATAATTCAGAAGGAAAATCCAAAATTAACAAATGTTGAAACTCTACTGAATGGTTCTGCTTTTACAGAAGATTTGAGATGCAATAGAGTTCGTCTTTTTGTTAATTTACTGGACATTGTTGTACAAACTCCCAAAGTTggttaa
- the LOC125851323 gene encoding osmotin-like protein OSML81 isoform X1 codes for MGYLRSSFVFSLLAFVTFTCAATIEVRNNCPYTVWAASTPIGGGRRLDRGQTWVIDAPRGTTMARIWGRTGCNFDGAGRGSCMTGDCGGVLQCTGWGKPPNTLAEYALDQFSNLDFWDISLVDGFNIPMTFAPTNPSGEKCHAIQCTANINGECPSQLKVPGGCNNPCTTFGGQQYCCTQGPCGPTELSKFFKKRCPDAYSYPQDDPTSTFTCPSGSTNYRVVFCPNGVADPNFPLEMPASTDEVAK; via the exons ATGGGGTACTTGAgatcttcttttgttttctccCTTCTTGCTTTTGTGACTTTCACTTGTGCTGCCACTATAGAAGTACGCAACAACTGTCCATACACCGTCTGGGCGGCATCGACCCCGATAGGCGGTGGGCGACGTCTCGATCGAGGCCAAACGTGGGTCATTGATGCGCCTAGGGGCACTACGATGGCACGTATATGGGGTCGTACTGGATGTAACTTCGATGGTGCTGGTAGAGGTTCGTGCATGACTGGTGATTGTGGTGGTGTCCTGCAGTGCACCGGGTGGGGCAAACCGCCAAACACCCTAGCCGAGTACGCCTTGGACCAGTTCAGCAACTTAGATTTTTGGGACATTTCTTTAGTTGATGGATTTAATATACCGATGACTTTCGCCCCGACTAATCCAAGTGGAGAGAAATGCCACGCAATTCAATGCACGGCTAATATAAATGGTGAATGCCCTAGTCAACTTAAA GTACCTGGAGGATGTAACAATCCTTGTACCACGTTTGGAGGACAACAATATTGTTGCACCCAAGGTCCATGTGGTCCTACAGAGTTGTccaaatttttcaagaaaagatgTCCTGATGCTTATAGCTACCCACAAGATGATCCTACTAGCACATTTACTTGTCCTAGTGGTAGTACAAACTATAGGGTTGTCTTTTGTCCTAATGGTGTTGCTGATCCAAATTTCCCCTTGGAGATGCCTGCAAGTACTGATGAAGTGGCCAAGTAA
- the LOC125851323 gene encoding osmotin-like protein OSML13 isoform X2: MGNLRSSFIFSLLAFVTYTYAATIEVRNNCPYTVWAASTPIGGGRRLDRGQTWVINAPRGTAMARIWGRTNCNFDGAGRGSCQTGDCGGVLQCTGWGKPPNTLAEYALNQFNNLDFWDISLVDGFNIPMTFAPTNPSGGKCHSIQCTANINGECPGSLRVPGGCNNPCTTFGGQQYCCTQGPCGPTDLSRFFKQRCPDAYSYPQDDPTSTFTCPSDSTNYRVVFCPNGVTSPNFPLEMPASDEEAK, encoded by the exons ATGGGCAACTTGAgatcttcttttattttctccCTTCTTGCTTTTGTGACTTACACTTATGCTGCCACTATCGAG GTCCGAAACAACTGTCCATACACCGTGTGGGCGGCATCGACCCCGATAGGCGGTGGTCGACGTCTCGATCGAGGTCAGACATGGGTCATCAATGCACCGAGGGGCACTGCGATGGCACGTATATGGGGTCGTACTAATTGCAATTTTGATGGTGCTGGTAGAGGTTCTTGTCAGACTGGTGATTGTGGTGGAGTCTTGCAGTGTACCGGATGGGGTAAACCGCCAAACACCCTGGCCGAATACGCCTTGAACCAGTTTAACAACCTAGATTTCTGGGACATTTCTTTAGTTGACGGATTTAATATACCGATGACTTTTGCCCCGACCAATCCTAGTGGTGGAAAATGCCACTCAATTCAATGCACGGCAAATATAAATGGTGAATGTCCTGGTTCACTTAGGGTGCCTGGAGGATGTAACAATCCTTGTACCACGTTCGGAGGACAACAATATTGTTGCACCCAAGGTCCATGTGGTCCTACTGACTTGTCAAGATTCTTCAAACAAAGATGCCCCGATGCCTATAGCTATCCACAAgatgatcctactagtacattTACTTGCCCTAGTGATAGTACAAATTATAGGGTTGTCTTTTGCCCTAATGGTGTTACTAGCCCAAATTTCCCCTTGGAGATGCCTGCAAGTGATGAAGAGGCTAAGTAA